TCTTTTTAACAGGAGAGCGTTCACGAATATAGAAATGGCGGCCATCCATCGTAACATACCCTAAAAACGGATCCTCGTGATGATGCATCGCCTTTTGTGTAGCAATGACTCTCTCACCCTGATGGAAATGTTCCTGCCAAAATTCGTTTCCTGCCGGAAGGAAGAACCCGGGAATTGGAGCACGAACCTCTTTTACCTCTAAAACCAGGTCATCTAAGTCCTGCTCACCTTTTTCCCCTTCTATCAGCACATAGAAGCGGTCGAGTCCGATTGAAGCTGTACCTGACCCATGTTTTCGTGCTATATCTTTAATATGATAGAATGCTAAATCCTTCTGGTCTGCTTCATCGAGCGTTCGGATGTAATCCTCCCACACATTTTGAATCATTACCCGTTCAGCTTCATTTGCTGACACAATCTCCTCAGACCACTTAAACTGTCTAATGCCATCCCCATTCATTTCAGTAAAATCATCAAGTAATTTATTCATTCGTCTTTTCTTGAGCTTTTTCAGCAATTTACGAACCGGATTTTTCGTGTTATCTGCCGTAAAGTAGAGGGTCACAGGATCATCTTTGCCTTTTGCGAATCGTTTCATCTGCTGGCAGTATGCGTGTAAGTAAGTTCGTATCCGCTCTTCCTGCTCCTGATCATCGTACCCCTCGGCTTCACAAAACAAGGCTATGCTGACCGACATCCGAAGCACGTCATATAAATAAGAACCCATTGTCCCCTCATCAAAATCGTTTACATCGAAAACAAAGTCACCCTTCTCATTCTGAAAGGCACCGAAATTCTCAATATGCAGATCCCCCTGGATCCAAATTGGTTTGTCTTCCGGGGTGTGAAAAGAAAAAGGGATTT
The Metabacillus sp. FJAT-52054 genome window above contains:
- a CDS encoding DUF2252 family protein encodes the protein MENIADRANATRRKLRYQTIDTILNEFDGEIMGLTHEMRVEKYRKMAESPFRFYRGSAYLFYFDVTKIPFSFHTPEDKPIWIQGDLHIENFGAFQNEKGDFVFDVNDFDEGTMGSYLYDVLRMSVSIALFCEAEGYDDQEQEERIRTYLHAYCQQMKRFAKGKDDPVTLYFTADNTKNPVRKLLKKLKKRRMNKLLDDFTEMNGDGIRQFKWSEEIVSANEAERVMIQNVWEDYIRTLDEADQKDLAFYHIKDIARKHGSGTASIGLDRFYVLIEGEKGEQDLDDLVLEVKEVRAPIPGFFLPAGNEFWQEHFHQGERVIATQKAMHHHEDPFLGYVTMDGRHFYIRERSPVKKKLKAKHIEGPQALDEALDTMGRITAKIHARADADLDDSFIRHHSEIEIAKAIGSDTGRFTDQLSFTAMTYKRRVNADYALFCEWVNTF